A single region of the Vanessa tameamea isolate UH-Manoa-2023 chromosome 18, ilVanTame1 primary haplotype, whole genome shotgun sequence genome encodes:
- the LOC113400998 gene encoding CHH-like protein isoform X2, whose product MHLSSVQVCALLTLTLAAAAPPSTSHHVARRSFFNLQCKGVYDAAIFARLDRICDDCYNLFREPQLYTLCRSKCFTSPYFKGCMESLYLYDEEEQIDQMIDFIGKR is encoded by the exons ATGCATCTAAGCTCAGTGCAAGTGTGCGCGTTGTTGACGCTGACGCTGGCGGCGGCCGCGCCCCCCTCCACGTCGCACCACGTCGCGCGCCGTTCCTTCTTCAACCTGCAATGCAAAGGCGTGTACGACGCAGCCATCTTCGCGCGCCTCGACCGTATCTGCGATGACTGTTACAACCTCTTCAGGGAACCCCAGCTTTATACCCTTTGCCG GTCGAAATGTTTCACCTCGCCCTACTTCAAGGGTTGCATGGAGTCTTTGTACCTCTACGACGAGGAGGAACAGATAGATCAAATGATCGACTTCATCGGGAAACGCTAA
- the LOC113400998 gene encoding ion transport peptide-like isoform X1, with product MHLSSVQVCALLTLTLAAAAPPSTSHHVARRSFFNLQCKGVYDAAIFARLDRICDDCYNLFREPQLYTLCRKDCFTTDYFKGCVEVLQETDQLELFKTYIKQLHGADPGI from the exons ATGCATCTAAGCTCAGTGCAAGTGTGCGCGTTGTTGACGCTGACGCTGGCGGCGGCCGCGCCCCCCTCCACGTCGCACCACGTCGCGCGCCGTTCCTTCTTCAACCTGCAATGCAAAGGCGTGTACGACGCAGCCATCTTCGCGCGCCTCGACCGTATCTGCGATGACTGTTACAACCTCTTCAGGGAACCCCAGCTTTATACCCTTTGCCG GAAAGACTGTTTCACGACAGATTACTTCAAAGGCTGCGTGGAGGTACTGCAAGAGACCGATCAGCTCGAACTCTTCAAGacgtatataaaacaattacacgGGGCGGATCCAGGGATTTAG